In the genome of Bacillus sp. S3, one region contains:
- a CDS encoding MFS transporter: MDTGYKGTNKMITGIVFGVITFWLFAQAMVNVVPAVQKDLGISLGMLNVAISLTALFSGIFIVAAGGLADKVGRKKITNIGLILSIIGSLCLIFAQGSALLIIGRVIQGLSAACIMPATIALVKEYFEGAERQRALSYWSIGSWGGSGVCSFAGGAIATYMGWRWIFVFSIVFAILAMLLIKDTPESKGEQTTTAKFDVSGFITFIITMLALNLVITRGGDFGWTSPLTLILIGVTIIGAIVFFNIEKRKAASFIDFGLFKNKPYTGATISNFLLNAIAGTLVVANTYVQVGRGFTAFQSGMLSLGYLVAVLAMIRVGEKILQKVGAKSPMIWGAIITTVGVALMGLTFLPGVMYTVVVFIGFALFGLGLGIYATPSTDTAVSNAPSNKVGEASGLYKMASSLGGSFGVAISAAVYAAIDSIGSIEAAATGGVITNVIFGILSLLSIIAMVPGNAGKKKVKNPSPTPTPVTE, translated from the coding sequence ATGGATACAGGTTATAAAGGAACAAATAAAATGATTACCGGAATTGTGTTCGGTGTTATTACGTTTTGGCTGTTTGCTCAGGCAATGGTTAACGTCGTTCCAGCGGTTCAAAAAGATTTAGGTATTTCATTAGGTATGCTGAATGTAGCCATTAGTTTAACTGCCTTATTCTCAGGAATCTTTATCGTAGCTGCAGGTGGATTGGCAGATAAAGTGGGCCGTAAGAAAATTACCAATATTGGATTGATTTTAAGCATTATTGGTTCACTATGCCTCATATTTGCACAAGGATCTGCCTTACTCATCATTGGCCGTGTGATTCAAGGACTATCAGCAGCATGTATTATGCCTGCAACGATTGCTTTAGTGAAAGAGTATTTTGAAGGGGCAGAACGTCAGCGCGCCTTGAGCTACTGGTCCATTGGTTCATGGGGTGGTTCAGGTGTTTGTTCATTTGCCGGCGGCGCGATTGCAACCTATATGGGTTGGAGATGGATTTTTGTCTTTTCGATTGTTTTCGCCATCCTTGCCATGCTGTTGATTAAGGATACACCTGAAAGCAAAGGGGAACAAACAACTACAGCAAAATTTGATGTCAGTGGGTTTATCACCTTTATCATTACGATGCTTGCGTTAAACTTAGTAATCACACGGGGTGGAGATTTCGGATGGACAAGCCCGTTAACATTAATTCTTATCGGCGTGACCATCATTGGAGCCATTGTCTTCTTTAATATTGAAAAACGAAAAGCAGCAAGCTTCATTGATTTTGGCTTATTTAAAAATAAACCCTATACAGGTGCAACGATTTCTAACTTCTTATTAAATGCCATCGCTGGAACACTTGTTGTTGCGAATACGTATGTTCAGGTTGGCAGAGGATTTACCGCTTTTCAATCAGGTATGTTATCTCTTGGATATTTAGTCGCTGTCTTAGCGATGATTCGAGTTGGAGAGAAAATATTACAAAAGGTAGGAGCAAAATCTCCAATGATTTGGGGGGCGATTATTACTACGGTTGGTGTAGCGCTCATGGGATTAACCTTCTTGCCTGGTGTTATGTATACAGTTGTGGTATTTATTGGATTCGCTTTATTCGGCCTTGGCTTAGGAATTTACGCCACCCCGTCAACAGATACAGCTGTTTCGAATGCCCCTTCGAATAAAGTTGGGGAAGCTTCCGGACTTTATAAGATGGCCAGCTCTCTTGGCGGATCATTTGGTGTCGCGATTTCAGCAGCTGTCTATGCAGCGATTGATTCTATAGGAAGCATTGAAGCTGCGGCAACCGGAGGGGTAATTACAAATGTAATCTTTGGTATTCTTTCCTTGCTTTCAATCATTGCGATGGTTCCAGGGAATGCTGGTAAGAAAAAAGTAAAAAATCCATCACCAACACCAACGCCGGTAACAGAATAA
- a CDS encoding amidohydrolase has translation MRNQLMGMLEARKEEMIQIRRYLHEHPELSFKEEKTAQYIADFYKGKDVEVKRNVGNGNGLIVTIQGGKPGKTIALRADFDALPIAEETDVPFKSKNEGIMHACGHDAHTAYLLVLADCLIQLKSSLAGTIKIIHQHAEEAPPGGAKSIVESDVLDDVDHIFGIHIFPTHPAGFVGYHSGFSLAGRSFFKLGIQGVGGHGSSPHLANDAIVAASYFVTAVQTVISRRLNPFDHGVITIGSFDGKGTFNVIKDRVELEGDVRYMTVETQQLLANEIHRIVKGIEAEFDVQCDLSYIADYPPLYNDPEVTSDVVASLKSMDDPDIQEVGEYPMLSGSEDFAYYLEKIPGCFFFIGCKPKGVENAYFNHHPKFDIDEECLLVAAKSVGQVVCSYYGLE, from the coding sequence ATGAGAAACCAATTAATGGGAATGTTAGAAGCGCGTAAAGAAGAAATGATTCAAATTCGTCGTTATTTACATGAACATCCTGAATTGTCTTTTAAGGAAGAAAAAACAGCGCAATATATTGCTGATTTTTACAAAGGAAAAGATGTTGAGGTAAAAAGAAATGTGGGTAATGGTAATGGGTTGATTGTGACGATTCAAGGTGGAAAGCCCGGAAAAACGATTGCCCTTCGCGCCGATTTTGATGCGCTGCCTATTGCTGAAGAAACTGATGTGCCATTCAAATCGAAAAATGAAGGTATTATGCACGCTTGCGGTCATGATGCCCATACCGCTTACTTACTGGTTCTTGCCGATTGTTTGATCCAATTGAAATCCTCACTTGCTGGTACGATTAAAATTATTCACCAGCACGCAGAGGAAGCACCTCCCGGAGGCGCAAAAAGCATTGTCGAATCAGACGTACTGGACGATGTCGATCATATTTTTGGTATACACATTTTCCCTACCCATCCAGCGGGATTTGTGGGATACCACAGCGGTTTCTCACTGGCTGGAAGATCGTTTTTTAAATTGGGAATTCAAGGTGTAGGCGGACATGGTTCCTCTCCACATTTGGCCAATGATGCGATTGTCGCTGCTTCCTATTTTGTCACGGCTGTTCAAACAGTCATCAGCCGCCGTTTAAATCCGTTTGATCACGGTGTGATAACAATCGGCTCTTTCGACGGAAAAGGAACCTTCAACGTGATTAAAGATCGTGTGGAGCTTGAAGGTGATGTGCGTTACATGACGGTCGAAACACAGCAGTTACTTGCTAACGAAATACACCGGATAGTCAAGGGAATTGAAGCAGAATTTGATGTTCAATGCGATCTTTCCTATATAGCGGATTATCCGCCATTATACAATGATCCGGAAGTAACATCTGATGTCGTTGCAAGCCTTAAGAGCATGGATGATCCAGATATTCAGGAAGTTGGCGAATATCCAATGCTCTCAGGCTCGGAAGATTTTGCTTACTATCTTGAAAAAATCCCTGGTTGTTTCTTTTTCATTGGCTGTAAACCTAAAGGTGTAGAAAATGCTTACTTTAATCATCATCCGAAATTCGATATTGATGAAGAGTGTCTCCTTGTAGCCGCAAAGTCTGTTGGACAAGTGGTTTGTAGTTATTATGGGTTGGAATAG